Proteins from a genomic interval of Medicago truncatula cultivar Jemalong A17 chromosome 3, MtrunA17r5.0-ANR, whole genome shotgun sequence:
- the LOC11427313 gene encoding ER membrane protein complex subunit 7 homolog: MASFTKSLFLFLFIQFCFSILPSSFAQSPTPGSSDGYTIYGRVKIPSFGTKEFSLPAKVSNVKVILNGGQRVSFLRPDGYFSFHNVPAGTHLIEVAAKGYFFSPVRVDVSARNPGKIQAALTENRRGLSEFVLEPLKEEQYYEIREPFSIMSIVKSPMGLMMGFMLIVVFLMPKLMENMDPEEMKRAQEEMRNQGVPSLASLLPGAARSN, from the exons ATGGCTTCCTTCACCAAAtcactctttctttttctattcaTTCAATTCTgcttctcaattttaccctcaTCATTTGCTCAATCCCCTACCCCTGG GTCTTCCGATGGGTACACTATTTATGGTCGAGTCAAGATCCCTA GTTTTGGAACAAAAGAATTCAGCCTTCCTGCAAAAGTTTCAAATGTCAAAGTTATACTTAATGGTGGTCAAAGAGTTTCTTTTTTGAGGCCTGATGGATATTTCTCATT CCATAATGTGCCTGCAGGGACTCATTTAATTGAAGTGGCTGCAAAAGGCTATTTCTTTTCTCCG gtACGAGTTGATGTTAGTGCCAGAAACCCTGGCAAAATTCAGGCAGCTCTGACAGAAAATAGGAGGGGGCTCAGTGAGTTTGTCTTAGAGCCATTGAAGGAGGAACAATACTATGAG ATTAGGGAGCCATTCTCTATCATGTCCATTGTGAAAAGTCCAATGGGTCTGATGATGGGATTTATGCTGATTGTTGTCTTCCTTATGCCCAAATTAATGGAGAACATGG ATCCAGAAGAAATGAAACGTGCTCAAGAAGAAATGAGAAATCAAGGAGTTCCATCTTTAGCAAGCTTGTTACCCGGTGCTGCAAGAAGCAACTAG
- the LOC11436604 gene encoding uncharacterized protein, with protein MSSSSYREKKSCGPVLRSLSPSGRFCSYTQSRTPFSTPSSAFASSTNSTFSSSSAFYIETNDHYNHHHHNYHHNSHHRSASPTRVNLYTTNSRSSGVRFSIDSRSISPNRSISNHVITTKNRPIPAQKKTCMCSPTNHPGSFRCSLHKNNGNNSSNADSYPSTRLNMRRSAMKNSLVRIGGVEGEWVKRALTALIRPSSHQQRRRSAFEPRPSRLSVMSKAEA; from the coding sequence atgtctTCATCCTCTTATCgcgaaaaaaaatcatgtggcCCTGTTCTTCGTTCACTTTCACCTTCTGGAAGATTCTGTTCCTATACACAATCAAGAACCCCTTTCTCTACACCTTCATCAGCTTTCGCTTCTTCCACAAACTCAACCTTTTCATCTTCCTCTGCTTTCTACATCGAAACCAACGATCACTACAATCATCATCACCATAATTATCATCACAACTCTCATCACCGTTCAGCTTCACCTACACGTGTCAATCTATACACCACAAACTCTCGTTCTTCTGGTGTCCGGTTTTCAATCGATTCACGTTCTATTTCACCAAACCGGTCGATTTCAAACCATGTTATTACTACCAAGAATCGTCCAATTCCGGCTCAGAAAAAGACGTGTATGTGTTCGCCAACGAATCATCCCGGTTCGTTTCGATGCAGTCTTCACAAGAACAACGGAAACAACAGCAGCAACGCTGATTCGTATCCTTCAACTCGTCTCAACATGCGTAGATCTGCGATGAAGAATTCGCTTGTGCGAATCGGTGGTGTTGAAGGAGAATGGGTGAAAAGAGCTTTAACGGCGTTGATTCGACCTTCGTCGCATCAACAAAGGAGGAGATCGGCGTTCGAGCCAAGACCTAGTCGTCTCTCTGTCATGTCCAAGGCTGAAGCTTAA
- the LOC11432999 gene encoding cysteine--tRNA ligase, chloroplastic/mitochondrial isoform X1 codes for MGTLTLSLLKHYTPFSTTLFTHSSRTLSPGHLSAVFRRKNLPSFRAISSSSQPLTAEKNSHDGGENSRSKSPSPEVWLHNTMSKKKELFKPKVEKKVGMYVCGVTAYDLSHIGHARVYVNFDLLYRYFKHLGFQVCYVRNFTDVDDKIIARSKELGEDPISLSRRYCEEFCQDMVTLNCLPATVEPKVSEHMPQIIEMIEKILNNGYAYDVDGDIYFNVEKFPEYGKLSSRGLEDNRAGERVAVDSRKKNPADFALWKSTKPGEPFWESPWGPGRPGWHIECSAMSAAYLGYSFDIHGGGIDLVFPHHENEIAQSCAACSKSDISVWMHNGFVTIDSVKMSKSLGNFFTIRQVVDVYHPLALRYFLMSAHYRSPMNYSNIHLESASDRVFYIYETLHECESFLKQHDQTVRKDSVPPDTLSIIGNFYDVFRTSMSDDLHTPVALAGMSDPLKLINDLLHTRKGKKQQFRIESLAALKKSIGDVLTVLGLMPSSYYEVLQQLKEKALNRANLTEDEILKKIEERDAARIQKEYAKSDSIRKGLAVLGIALMDSPNGTTWRPTIPLPLQEQL; via the exons ATGGGTACCCTTACCCTGTCTCTTCTGAAACACTACACGCCATTTTCCACCACACTCTTCACCCACTCATCTCGAACGCTTTCCCCCGGTCACCTTTCCGCCGTATTCCGAAGAAAGAATCTTCCTTCCTTCCGCGCCATCTCATCTTCCTCTCAGCCGTTAACTGCGGAGAAAAATTCCCACGACGGTGGTGAAAATTCCCGCTCAAAGAGTCCTTCGCCGGAAGTATGGCTCCACAACACAATGAGTAAAAAGAAAGAGCTTTTTAAACCCAAAGTGGAAAAGAAAGTTGGAATGTATGTTTGTGGTGTTACTGCTTATGATCTTAGCCATATTGGTCATGCTCGTGTTTACGTCAATTTCGATCTTCTTTACAG ATATTTTAAGCACTTGGGATTTCAAGTTTGTTATGTTCGCAATTTTACTGATGTAGATGACAAG ATAATTGCTAGATCGAAGGAGTTAGGAGAAGATCCAATCAGTTTGAGTCGACGCTATTGTGAAGAGTTCTGTCAAGACATGGTAACTCTTAATTGTTTGCCTGCTACCGTGGAACCGAAAGTGTCTGAGCACATGCCCCAAATCATTGAAATGATTGAGAAG ATTCTTAATAATGGGTATGCATACGATGTTGATGGGGATATATACTTTAATGtagaaaaatttccagaatatGGGAAATTATCAAGTCGAGGTCTAGAAGATAATCGAGCTGGTGAGAGGGTTGCTGTTGATTCAAGGAAGAAAAATCCTGCTGATTTTGCTCTTTGGAAG TCTACAAAACCAGGGGAGCCATTTTGGGAGAGTCCCTGGGGTCCTGGAAGACCTGGGTGGCATATTGAATGCAGTGCTATGAGTGCAGCTTATCTTGGTTACTCTTTTGACATCCACGGTGGAGGGATTGACCTTGTATTTCCTCaccatgaaaatgaaattgctCAGAGTTGTGCTGCTTGTAGTAAAAGTGATATTAGTGTTTGGATGCACAATGGTTTTGTCACCATTGACTCGGTGAAGATGTCTAAATCTCTGGGAAACTTTTTCACAATACGGCAG GTTGTAGATGTTTACCATCCGTTGGCTTTGAGATATTTTTTGATGAGTGCTCATTATAGATCTCCCATGAACTACTCTAATATACACCTTGAAAGTGCTTCAGACCGTGTTTTTTATATATACGAG ACATTACACGAATGTGAAAGCTTTCTGAAGCAGCATGATCAGACAGTTAGGAAGGATTCCGTCCCACCAGATACGTTGAGTATTATCGGTAACTTCTATGATGTTTTTCGGACCTCAATGTCTGATGATCTTCACACTCCAGTTGCATTGGCCGGAATGTCTGACCCACTAAAATTAATTAACGACTTGCTGCATACTCGCAAG GGAAAAAAACAGCAATTTCGAATAGAATCACTTGCAGCTTTGAAGAAAAGCATTGGGGATGTCCTTACTGTTTTAGGTCTCATGCCTTCAAGTTATTATGAG GTTTTACAGCAGCTTAAGGAGAAAGCTCTTAATCGTGCAAACCTGACAGAAGATGAAATCTTGAAGAAGATCGAAGAACGGGATGCTGCTAGAATACAAAAGGAGTATGCCAAATCCGATTCCATAAGGAAAGGTTTGGCTGTTCTTGGTATTGCTCTTATGGATAGTCCGAATGGCACAACTTGGAGGCCTACCATTCCTCTTCCGCTTCAAGAACAACTCTAG
- the LOC11432999 gene encoding cysteine--tRNA ligase, chloroplastic/mitochondrial isoform X3 — protein MVTLNCLPATVEPKVSEHMPQIIEMIEKILNNGYAYDVDGDIYFNVEKFPEYGKLSSRGLEDNRAGERVAVDSRKKNPADFALWKSTKPGEPFWESPWGPGRPGWHIECSAMSAAYLGYSFDIHGGGIDLVFPHHENEIAQSCAACSKSDISVWMHNGFVTIDSVKMSKSLGNFFTIRQVVDVYHPLALRYFLMSAHYRSPMNYSNIHLESASDRVFYIYETLHECESFLKQHDQTVRKDSVPPDTLSIIGNFYDVFRTSMSDDLHTPVALAGMSDPLKLINDLLHTRKGKKQQFRIESLAALKKSIGDVLTVLGLMPSSYYEVLQQLKEKALNRANLTEDEILKKIEERDAARIQKEYAKSDSIRKGLAVLGIALMDSPNGTTWRPTIPLPLQEQL, from the exons ATGGTAACTCTTAATTGTTTGCCTGCTACCGTGGAACCGAAAGTGTCTGAGCACATGCCCCAAATCATTGAAATGATTGAGAAG ATTCTTAATAATGGGTATGCATACGATGTTGATGGGGATATATACTTTAATGtagaaaaatttccagaatatGGGAAATTATCAAGTCGAGGTCTAGAAGATAATCGAGCTGGTGAGAGGGTTGCTGTTGATTCAAGGAAGAAAAATCCTGCTGATTTTGCTCTTTGGAAG TCTACAAAACCAGGGGAGCCATTTTGGGAGAGTCCCTGGGGTCCTGGAAGACCTGGGTGGCATATTGAATGCAGTGCTATGAGTGCAGCTTATCTTGGTTACTCTTTTGACATCCACGGTGGAGGGATTGACCTTGTATTTCCTCaccatgaaaatgaaattgctCAGAGTTGTGCTGCTTGTAGTAAAAGTGATATTAGTGTTTGGATGCACAATGGTTTTGTCACCATTGACTCGGTGAAGATGTCTAAATCTCTGGGAAACTTTTTCACAATACGGCAG GTTGTAGATGTTTACCATCCGTTGGCTTTGAGATATTTTTTGATGAGTGCTCATTATAGATCTCCCATGAACTACTCTAATATACACCTTGAAAGTGCTTCAGACCGTGTTTTTTATATATACGAG ACATTACACGAATGTGAAAGCTTTCTGAAGCAGCATGATCAGACAGTTAGGAAGGATTCCGTCCCACCAGATACGTTGAGTATTATCGGTAACTTCTATGATGTTTTTCGGACCTCAATGTCTGATGATCTTCACACTCCAGTTGCATTGGCCGGAATGTCTGACCCACTAAAATTAATTAACGACTTGCTGCATACTCGCAAG GGAAAAAAACAGCAATTTCGAATAGAATCACTTGCAGCTTTGAAGAAAAGCATTGGGGATGTCCTTACTGTTTTAGGTCTCATGCCTTCAAGTTATTATGAG GTTTTACAGCAGCTTAAGGAGAAAGCTCTTAATCGTGCAAACCTGACAGAAGATGAAATCTTGAAGAAGATCGAAGAACGGGATGCTGCTAGAATACAAAAGGAGTATGCCAAATCCGATTCCATAAGGAAAGGTTTGGCTGTTCTTGGTATTGCTCTTATGGATAGTCCGAATGGCACAACTTGGAGGCCTACCATTCCTCTTCCGCTTCAAGAACAACTCTAG
- the LOC112420390 gene encoding kunitz trypsin inhibitor 5: MKFIQLCFLISLLVLLNTKALQGAKPDRVVDRHGKPLESGKGYYVWQFWAHDIGGLTLSSTRNKTCPLDVIRNPKELGSPVYFSAPGFKHIPTQTDLSIKIRFRSSSCNQSKVLKLSKEGSGFWFLSTGGVAGDVVSKFKIEKLEGDTGIPIYIFKFCPSVPGALCAPVRTFTDTDGTKVMAVGDGNDLEPYYVRFQRVSTFTPKNSIT, from the coding sequence ATGAAATTCATTCAACTATGTTTCCTAATTTCTCTCTTGGTGCTGCTCAACACAAAGGCACTACAAGGAGCTAAACCAGATAGAGTAGTAGACAGACACGGTAAGCCTCTTGAGTCAGGAAAAGGTTACTATGTATGGCAATTTTGGGCTCATGATATTGGAGGCTTAACATTGAGCTCAACAAGAAACAAAACATGTCCTCTTGATGTAATTCGTAACCCTAAAGAACTCGGCTCGCCAGTGTACTTCTCTGCACCAGGTTTTAAACACATTCCAACTCAAACTGATCTTTccattaaaattcgatttaggAGTAGTTCATGCAACCAGTCAAAAGTGTTGAAGCTTTCAAAAGAGGGATCTGGGTTCTGGTTTTTGAGCACTGGTGGTGTAGCTGGGGATGTTGTTAGTAAGTTCAAGATTGAGAAGCTTGAAGGAGACACTGGGATTCCAATCTATATCTTTAAGTTCTGTCCTTCTGTTCCTGGTGCTTTATGTGCTCCTGTTCGAACTTTCACAGATACCGATGGAACTAAAGTTATGGCTGTTGGTGATGGTAATGATCTTGAACCTTATTATGTTAGGTTTCAGAGGGTTTCCACTTTTACTCCAAAGAATAGCATCACGTAA
- the LOC11436605 gene encoding calcium uptake protein, mitochondrial: MSFFSTLRRSSFLIQRFQTSSSQFSSSPPSLPNTNPRPPQYRKWVSALVVGSALAFVCYFSKTNSSFDSAFLNNILRKSSLPEGSNNNLLFGDSYRSKVFFNYEKRIRLHSPPEKVFEYFASYRTPEGEVLMKPADLMRAVVPVFPPSESNLVRDGSLEGERSPGHLFCPPSEFFLLFDVNGDGLISFREYLFLVTLLSIPESNFSAVFKMFDMDNDGEIDKEEFKRVVASMRSHSKHGIHRMYEQQTDASVENGRMVEYLFGKDGKGRLKHDKFVKFIRDLHDEILRLEFVHYDFKFQKTILAKDFAHSIVASADVNHLSKLLERVDELNNDPQFNSVRITFEEFKNFAELRKKLVPLSLALFSFAKVNGLLTRDDFQRAASSVCGLSLSDNVVEIVFHLFDTSGDGNLSSNEFVRVLQRRERDVGRSVETGIMGFLSCCWNCTDNSPGSQLLS, translated from the exons ATGTCTTTCTTTTCTACTCTCCGTCGATCCTCCTTCCTCATCCAACGTTTCCAAACTTCGTCTTCACAGTTTTCTTCCTCTCCACCATCGTTACCGAATACCAACCCACGGCCACCACAATATCGAAAGTGGGTTTCAGCCTTAGTTGTTGGCTCAGCTCTTGCTTTTGTGTGTTACTTCTCCAAAACCAATTCCAGCTTCGACTCGGCTTTCTTAAACAATATCCTTAGAAAATCATCTCTTCCTGAGGGTTCCAATAATAACTTACTTTTTGGAG ATTCCtacagaagcaaggttttcttCAACTATGAGAAGCGCATACGATTGCATAGTCCACCTGAGAAG GTTTTTGAATACTTTGCATCATATCGTACACCGGAAGGGGAAGTTCTTATGAAACCGGCAGATTTAATGCGAGCAGTTGTTCCTGTTTTCCCTCCATCTGAATCCAACCTTGTTAGAGATGGATCCTTGGAAGGCGAAAGAAGTCCTGGCCACTTGTTCTGTCCTCCTTCAGAATTTTTTCTGCTTTTCGATGTAAACGGTGACGGTCTTATATCTTTCAGAGA GTATTTATTCTTGGTAACCCTGCTTAGCATCCCAGAATCGAATTTTTCTGCAGTATTTAAGATGTTTGACATGGATAATGATGG GGAGATAGATAAAGAAGAATTCAAAAGAGTGGTGGCATCAATGCGATCTCATAGCAAGCATGGTATTCACAGAATGTATGAACAACAGACGGATGCTTCTGTAGAAAATGGTAGGATGGTGGAATACTTATTTGGTAAAGACGGAAAAGGACGCCTCAAACATGATAAATTTGTGAAGTTTATAAGAGATTTACATGATGAA ATTTTGAGGCTGGAGTTTGTTCATTATgacttcaaatttcaaaaaaccATATTGGCCAAGGATTTCGCACACTCCATAGTTGCTTCTGCAGATGTTAATCATCTGAGCAAGTTACTTGAAAGGGTTGATGAATTGAACAATGATCCACAGTTCAATAGTGTACGCATCACATTTGAGGAGTTCAAAAACTTTGCAGAACTGCGGAAAAAATTAGTTCCACTATCATTAGCTCTATTCAGTTTTGCAAAAGTAAATGGCCTTTTAACAAGAGATGATTTTCAGCGAGCTGCATCAAGT GTTTGTGGTTTATCTCTTTCTGACAACGTGGTTGAGATTGTTTTCCATTTGTTTGACACAAGTGGGGATGGAAATCTAAGTTCAAATGAGTTTGTTAGAGTGCTACAGAGGCGTGAGAGAGATGTTGGTCGATCTGTGGAGACAGGAATCATGGGTTTCTTGTCATGCTGTTGGAACTGTACAGACAATTCCCCAGGTTCACAGTTGTTGTCCTGA
- the LOC11432999 gene encoding cysteine--tRNA ligase, chloroplastic/mitochondrial isoform X2, translated as MFVVLLLMILAILVMLVFTSISIFFTGRYFKHLGFQVCYVRNFTDVDDKIIARSKELGEDPISLSRRYCEEFCQDMVTLNCLPATVEPKVSEHMPQIIEMIEKILNNGYAYDVDGDIYFNVEKFPEYGKLSSRGLEDNRAGERVAVDSRKKNPADFALWKSTKPGEPFWESPWGPGRPGWHIECSAMSAAYLGYSFDIHGGGIDLVFPHHENEIAQSCAACSKSDISVWMHNGFVTIDSVKMSKSLGNFFTIRQVVDVYHPLALRYFLMSAHYRSPMNYSNIHLESASDRVFYIYETLHECESFLKQHDQTVRKDSVPPDTLSIIGNFYDVFRTSMSDDLHTPVALAGMSDPLKLINDLLHTRKGKKQQFRIESLAALKKSIGDVLTVLGLMPSSYYEVLQQLKEKALNRANLTEDEILKKIEERDAARIQKEYAKSDSIRKGLAVLGIALMDSPNGTTWRPTIPLPLQEQL; from the exons ATGTTTGTGGTGTTACTGCTTATGATCTTAGCCATATTGGTCATGCTCGTGTTTACGTCAATTTCGATCTTCTTTACAG GCAGATATTTTAAGCACTTGGGATTTCAAGTTTGTTATGTTCGCAATTTTACTGATGTAGATGACAAG ATAATTGCTAGATCGAAGGAGTTAGGAGAAGATCCAATCAGTTTGAGTCGACGCTATTGTGAAGAGTTCTGTCAAGACATGGTAACTCTTAATTGTTTGCCTGCTACCGTGGAACCGAAAGTGTCTGAGCACATGCCCCAAATCATTGAAATGATTGAGAAG ATTCTTAATAATGGGTATGCATACGATGTTGATGGGGATATATACTTTAATGtagaaaaatttccagaatatGGGAAATTATCAAGTCGAGGTCTAGAAGATAATCGAGCTGGTGAGAGGGTTGCTGTTGATTCAAGGAAGAAAAATCCTGCTGATTTTGCTCTTTGGAAG TCTACAAAACCAGGGGAGCCATTTTGGGAGAGTCCCTGGGGTCCTGGAAGACCTGGGTGGCATATTGAATGCAGTGCTATGAGTGCAGCTTATCTTGGTTACTCTTTTGACATCCACGGTGGAGGGATTGACCTTGTATTTCCTCaccatgaaaatgaaattgctCAGAGTTGTGCTGCTTGTAGTAAAAGTGATATTAGTGTTTGGATGCACAATGGTTTTGTCACCATTGACTCGGTGAAGATGTCTAAATCTCTGGGAAACTTTTTCACAATACGGCAG GTTGTAGATGTTTACCATCCGTTGGCTTTGAGATATTTTTTGATGAGTGCTCATTATAGATCTCCCATGAACTACTCTAATATACACCTTGAAAGTGCTTCAGACCGTGTTTTTTATATATACGAG ACATTACACGAATGTGAAAGCTTTCTGAAGCAGCATGATCAGACAGTTAGGAAGGATTCCGTCCCACCAGATACGTTGAGTATTATCGGTAACTTCTATGATGTTTTTCGGACCTCAATGTCTGATGATCTTCACACTCCAGTTGCATTGGCCGGAATGTCTGACCCACTAAAATTAATTAACGACTTGCTGCATACTCGCAAG GGAAAAAAACAGCAATTTCGAATAGAATCACTTGCAGCTTTGAAGAAAAGCATTGGGGATGTCCTTACTGTTTTAGGTCTCATGCCTTCAAGTTATTATGAG GTTTTACAGCAGCTTAAGGAGAAAGCTCTTAATCGTGCAAACCTGACAGAAGATGAAATCTTGAAGAAGATCGAAGAACGGGATGCTGCTAGAATACAAAAGGAGTATGCCAAATCCGATTCCATAAGGAAAGGTTTGGCTGTTCTTGGTATTGCTCTTATGGATAGTCCGAATGGCACAACTTGGAGGCCTACCATTCCTCTTCCGCTTCAAGAACAACTCTAG